In the Oreochromis aureus strain Israel breed Guangdong linkage group 14, ZZ_aureus, whole genome shotgun sequence genome, one interval contains:
- the pgm2l1 gene encoding glucose 1,6-bisphosphate synthase, producing MEDNNGLDGDLNANVRCQRTGDPKLDKAVQHWLAWDRNQWTRAQVESLVGAGRVDDLSRRLCSRMSFGTAGLRAPMGAGFNRINDLTVIQSTQGLYSYLCRYFADFSSRGVVVGFDTRGQEESGCSSHRLAKLTAAVLLSRDVPVHLFSSFVPTPYVPYAVKKLRAAAGVMITASHNPKEDNGYKVYWCNGAQIASPHDKEILRCIEEQLEPWSASCWDVGLVDRCSLRTDPLTQINSCYMDELASLCFHRDLNSSSPLKFVHSSFHGVGHAFVQQAFRVFGFPPPIAVPEQKDPDPNFSSVRCPNPEEGESVLELSLLLAERENARVVLATDPDADRLAVAEKSDGCGWKVFTGNEMAALLGWWMFFTWKENHPEPADARSIYMLATTVSSKILQAFARIEGFHFEETLPGFKWIGNRIHELSKTGSRVIFSFEESIGFLCGDTVLDKDGVSSAAVVAEMAAYLHNKNLSLSQQLHNIYQTYGYHVSQTSYVVCNDPPTIQRIFSRIRNFDGSGSYPKTCGGVQIVHVRDVTTGYDSSQPDLRSVLPVSRSSHMITFTLKNGVVATLRTSGTEPKIKYYTEFCAAPGQSEVSTLEEELRKVTTALVDEFLEPEKNSLIRRLV from the exons AACCAGTGGACCCGGGCTCAAGTGGAGTCTCTGGTGGGGGCGGGGCGTGTCGATGACCTGAGTCGGAGACTCTGCAGCAGGATGAGCTTCGGCACGGCCGGACTTAGAGCGCCGATGGGAGCAGGATTCAACCGGATCAACGACCTCACCGTCATCCAGTCCACAcag GGCCTGTACTCCTACCTGTGCAGGTATTTTGCAGacttcagcagcagaggtgtCGTGGTGGGCTTCGACACCAGAGGACAGGAGGAGAGCGGCTGCAGCAGCCACAG gctGGCGAAGCTGAcagctgctgtgctgctgaGCAGAGATGTCCCCGTGCATCTCTTCTCCTCCTTCGTCCCCACGCCGTACGTG CCTTATGCTGTGAAGAAGCTGAGGGCTGCAGCCGGAGTGATGATCACAGCGTCTCACAATCCAAAAGAAGACAACGGATACAAG GTGTACTGGTGTAACGGCGCCCAGATCGCCTCGCCTCATGACAAGGAGATCCTGCGATGTATAGAGGAGCAGCTGGAGCCCTGGAGCGCCTCCTGCTGGGACGTAGGGCTGGTGGATCGCTGCTCCCTGAGGACGGACCCACTGACCCAGATCAACAGCTGCTACATGGATGAGCTCGCCTCCCTCTGCTTCCACAG GGACCTGAACAGCAGCTCCCCGCTGAAGTTCGTCCACTCCTCCTTCCACGGCGTCGGCCACGCCTTTGTCCAGCAGGCCTTCCGGGTGTTCGGCTTCCCGCCACCGATCGCCGTCCCGGAGCAGAAAGACCCCGACCCCAACTTCTCCTCGGTGCGCTGTCCCAACCCTGAGGAGGGAGAGTCTGTGCTG GAACTTTCTCTCCTTCTGGCAGAGCGGGAAAACGCCCGCGTCGTCCTGGCGACGGATCCTGATGCTGACCGGCTGGCTGTAGCAGAGAAGTCTGACGG GTGTGGCTGGAAGGTGTTCACAGGTAACGAGATGGCGGCCCTGCTGGGCTGGTGGATGTTCTTCACGTGGAAGGAGAACCACCCTGAACCAGCAGACGCTCGGAGCATTTACATGTTGGCGACCACGGTGTCCTCGAAGATCCTGCAGGCCTTCGCTCGCATCGAGGGGTTCCACTTTGAG GAAACTCTGCCGGGCTTTAAATGGATCGGGAATAGAATCCACGAGCTGTccaaaacaggaagcagagtCATCTTTTCCTTTGAGGAGTCCATTG GGTTCCTCTGTGGGGACACGGTCCTGGATAAGGACGGCGTGAGCTCGGCGGCGGTTGTGGCTGAAATGGCCGCTTACCTTCACAACAAGAACCTAAGTCTGAGCCAACAGCTGCACAACATCTACCAGAC GTACGGGTATCACGTGTCTCAAACCTCCTACGTCGTCTGTAACGACCCTCCCACCATCCAGAGGATCTTCAGCCGCATCAGAAACTTTGACGGCAGCGGCTCGTATCCGAAGACGTGCGGCGGCGTCCAGATCGTTCATGTAAGAGATGTTACCACGGGATATGACAGCAGCCAGCCGGACCTCAGATCT GTTCTTCCCGTGTCCAGGagcagtcacatgatcaccttCACGCTGAAGAACGGCGTCGTGGCCACGCTGAGGACAAGCGGCACCGAACCGAAGATCAAGTACTACACAGAGTTCTGCGCAGCGCCGGGGCAAAG CGAGGTGTCCACCCTGGAGGAGGAGCTCAGGAAGGTCACCACTGCCCTGGTGGATGAGTTCCTGGAGCCCGAGAAGAACAGCCTGATCCGCCGCCTGGTGTAG